The Christiangramia forsetii KT0803 DNA segment AACTGATATTAATGTAGCCAGAGGCGATATGTTAGTGAAATCCAACGAGGTTCCGGAAGAAATTAAGGTACTTGATGCTATGGTTTGCTGGATGGATAATAGAGCGCTGGTTCCGGGGACTAAATATGTGTTACAGCATAACACCAATGGCATCCTGGTAAAGATCGATAAAGTAGAAGGACATGTAGATACCAATTTTGGAGCAGAAGAGAGAGTGTCTTCTCTTAACCTGAATGATATAGGAAGTGTGAAGATCAAACTAAGTAAGCCAATTTTTGCAGATAGCTATAATATTAATCGTGCAAATGGGAGGTTTATTCTGGTAGATACGCAAACGAATACCACCGCAGGAGTTGGTTTTATTAAATAAGAATCACGAAATAATGAAACATTTTAATAAGAACATTTTGTCAGCTATATGTATGCGCGAATTGTCTTTCACTTAGAAGCCTGTTTTATAAACTGAATTATAAAAAAGTCCTTTTAAGTGAAATACCTAAAAGGACTTTTTTTCATATATCGTCATCCTGAACTTGTTTCAGGATCTCAGAAAGTTGAAGAACTTAAAATAGACCCTGACCTTTCGACTGCGCTCAAGGTGACAGCTTAGGTTGATATTTATGAAATTATCGTCATGCTGAACTCGTTTCAGCATCTCAGGGAAATAGAGTACGAGTATTTGTAGAAAATTTAAATAAAATATCATGCAAAGTTTTAGAACCGAAATCGAAAATCCCGTTGTTGAAAAAGACATCATCGATTTAGAGAAAAAGATCAGACTTTTCCGTGAGGGAAAAGCCGATGAGGAGAAATTCCGAAGCCTGCGCCTGGCACGTGGGGTTTACGGACAGAGGCAGGCCGGCGTTCAGATGGTTCGAATAAAACTGCCGTTTGGGAAAGTAACTTCAGAACAGCTGCATAGAATTGCGAATGTTTCTGATGAATATTCCAAAGGCCGTCTGCATATTACTACCCGTCAGGATATCCAGATCCATTATGTGAGCCTGGATAGAACTCCTGAACTTTGGGCTCAACTTGAAAAAGATGATGTTACCCTTCGTGAAGCCTGCGGGAATACCGTTAGAAATATTACCGCTTCCCCAACCGCGGGGATCGATCCAAAAGAGCCGTTTGATGTGTCGCCTTATGCAGATGCAGCATTTAAGTTCTTTCTTCGGAACCCGATTTGCCAGGAAATGGGGCGAAAATTCAAGATGTCCTTTTCTTCTTCTGAAGAGGATACCGCGCTAAGTTATATTCATGATCTTGGGTTTATCGCTAAACTGAAGGATGGAAAACGAGGATTTAAAGTTATGTTGGGCGGCGGACTCGGTTCTCAACCACGTCATGCAGATGAACTGTACGATTTTCTTCCTGCGGAAGAGATTATTCCATTAACTGAAGGAGTACTTCGGGTTTTTGATCGTCACGGTGAACGTGCTAAAAGATTGAAAGCGAGAATGAAATTTCTGGTCAAAGATATCGGGAAAGAAGCTTTTATGGAGTTAGTGGAAGAAGAGAAAACAGCACTTTCTCAAAAACAGCCAGAATTCGAGATAGAAAAATTTGAAGCTGCTCCGCCATTACAGGATGTTGAAGTCCCTGCAGTAGAAATTGAGAACCAAAAAGATTTTGAAACCTGGAAGAATACAAATGTATTTGCACAAAAGCAGGAAGGATTATTCGCTGTTGGAATTCGCGTTCCGCTAGGTGATTTTTATACCGGGGGAGCAAGGGAGGTGGCAGATTTGGTGAAGAAATATGCCGGAAATGAGATCAGGTTAACGCTAAGACAGGATATTTTAATTCGTCATATACGTGAAGAATTCCTGCCTTTCTTTTATGCTGAATTAAAAAAACTGGGCTATGCCGAAACCGGATATAACAAAACCGTAGATATAACTGCCTGCCCGGGAACCGATACCTGTAATCTTGGGATCGCAAGTAGTACCGGAATTGCCGATGTACTGGAAGATGTTCTAAAAGAGGAATATCCACAATTTATAAACGGCAAGGATATAACGATAAAGATCAGCGGATGTATGAATGCCTGCGGCCAGCATAATATGGCTGAAATTGGCTTCCAGGGAATGTCTATTAAAGTTGGGAAAACAGTTGCTCCCGCATTGCAGGTATTACTTGGCGGAGGAACTTTAGGAGACGGTCAGGGAAGATTTGCCGATAAAGTGGTGAAGGTTCCCAGTAAACGTGGGCCTGAGGCTTTAAGAGTCTTATTGAATGACTTTGAAGCAAATTCAGAAACCGATGAAAAGTTCGCTGAATATTACGACCGGAAAGAGAAAACCTATTTCTACGATCTATTGAAAGACCTGGCCGATACTTCCAATCTTTCTGAAAATGATTTTGTGGATTGGGGACACGAGTCACCTTATATCAAAGCAGTTGGTGTGGGTGAGTGTGCCGGAGTGGTAATAGATTTGATCGCAACACTGCTTTTTGAAAGTGAAGAAAAGATAGACAATGCGAAATCTGCATTGGAAAGAAAAGATTGGGCAGATAGTATTTACCATTCTTATACATCCATTGTAAACTCAGCCAAGGCACTGCTAATTGCTGAAGATGTGAAAACGAATACACAGGCCGGGATCATTGCCCAGTTTGATGAACTGTTTGTGGAAACTGGAAAGATAGAATTAGCGACTTCTTTCAAAGAATTCGTTTATCAGTTAAATGAAAATGAGCCAAGTGAGGCTTTTGCAAATAAATATTTAGAGGACGCGCATTTATTCCTTAAAAGAGTAGATGCATTTAGAACAAAGGAGGTACAAAATGTATAATTCACCAAAATTAACCGTAGTTGGAGCAGGACCCGGGGATCCGGAATTGATCACCGTCAAGGCTTTAAATACCTTAAAGTCTGCTAATGTGGTTCTTTATGATGCCCTTATCAATCGGGAATTACTGGAATATGCGCCACAGGCGGAACATATTTTTGTGGGAAAGCGAAAGGATAAGCATCGTTTTCCGCAGGATGGGATCAACGAACTTATTGTGAAATATGCTCTGGAACGTGGTCATGTAGTAAGGCTGAAGGGTGGTGATCCATTTATCTTCGGAAGAGGTTCAGAAGAAATTAATTACGCCAGAAGGCATGGACTGGAAACAGCGGTAGTTTCAGGAATTACATCTTCGATCGCCGTTCCTGCCAATGTGGGAATTCCGTTGACCCAAAGAGGGACTTCTGAAAGTTTCTGGGTGATTACCGGAACAACTTCCCAGAGAAAGTTATCCAATGATGTTCGGCTGGCGGCGCAATCAACAGCAACTGTCGTGATCCTGATGGGAATGGGAAAACTGAAGGGAATCGTGGAGGTTTTCAAAGGCTTCGGAAAAGAGAATATTCCGGTTGGAATTATTCAGAATGGAACTACGATTAACGAGAAATCTGGTTTTGGTACGATAAAAAATATTGAAAAAGTGGTTTCCGAAAAACAACTGGGAGCACCTGCGATCATTGTAATTGGCGAAGTGGTGAGAGAAGCGAATGCTTTACAGGCAGTATATAAGAATGTAGAAAACCTTCCGAAGCAATCGAAATTTGTCAAAATAGGAGCTGCTTAAAATAATGCAAGTTAAAGAGCTGTCACCTTGAGCGAAGTCGAAAGGTCAGGATCTTTAGAGAAGCTGAATCAAGTTCAGCTTGACGTAAAATTAAATTTGTATGAATGTCAAACTGAGCTTGTCGAAGTTTAACTAAAACAAAATGGAAGAAAGAAACGAATTATATCCGGTCTTCTTGAAAGTGAATCATCTTAACATTTTGGTTGTTGGTGGAGGAAACGTAGGTCATGAGAAATTACATTTTCTTTTTAAATCCAGTCCGAACGCCAAAGTTGAAATAGTTGCAAAATGGTTTTTACCCGAAACAGAAGAGCTTGCAAAAAAGCATGGAGCGAAACTTATAAAAGGCAGATATAAAAAGAAATATCTGAAAAAGAAACATTTTGTGATCGCAGCTACCAACGATGCAAAACTGAATAAAAAAGTTTATCAGCATGCTAAAAAGAAATATTTACTAGCCAATATCGCTGATACACCGGAATTATGTGATTTCTATATGGGTGGAATTGTAAATAAGGGGCATGTGAAAATTGCCATTTCCACCAATGGAAAATCACCAACCACTGCAAAACGATTACGACAATTCTTTGAAGAAGTGATTCCGGAGAATGTAAATGAGATGGTTGAAAATTTAAATGAATACCGAAAATCCATAAAAGGTGATTTTGAAGCCAAGGTGGACCAAATGAATACAATAACAGAATCCTTAATCGTAAAAAAAGAGAAAAATGATTAAAACAGACATCCTGATAATAGGAGCAGGACCAACTGGTTTGTTCACCGTTTTTGAAGCGGGACTCCTCAAGCTAAAAACACATTTAATAGATGCTTTGCCGCAACCCGGTGGGCAGTGTTCAGAAATATATCCAAAGAAGCCAATCTATGATATTCCGGCTTTTCCGGAAATTCTTGCCGGTGACCTGGTAAGCAATTTAATGGAACAGATTAGACCTTTTAAGCCTGGATTCACGTTGGGTGAACGTGCAGAGACTTTGGAAAAACTTGATGACGGCAGCTTTATCGTCACCACCAACAAGGGAACTCAACATCATGCCCCGGTGGTTGCAATCGCCGGCGGTTTAGGATCTTTTGAGCCTAGAAAACCACCTATACCTAATATTGCTGATTTTGAAGATAAAGGAGTTTCCTATTTCATTAAAGATCCTGAAGTATATCGCGATAAAAAAGTGGTCATCGCAGGAGGTGGAGATTCGGCACTGGACTGGGCAATTTATCTTGCAGATGTAGCTTCTGAAGTTGCACTGGTGCACAGAAGAGCAGAATTTCGAGGTGCGCTGGATTCTGTAGAAAGAGTGTCAGAACTGGCAAAACTTGGCAGGATCGAGATGATCACGAACGCTGAGGTTGTTGGATTAAGAGGAGAAGATAATTTAGAGCAAGTAGTGATTCGTCATAAAGACAAGGCTCGTGGAGAAGAGTTCAGGGATGTGGACGATTTTATTCCATTATTCGGACTTTCTCCAAAACTGGGGCCTATTGGCAGCTGGGGCTTGGAAATTGAAAGAAACGCGATTAAGGTCGACAATTCGTATGATTATCAAACCAATATCCCCGGAGTTTATGCAATTGGTGACGTGAACACCTATAAGGGTAAGTTGAAATTGATTCTTTCCGGATTTCATGAAGCCGCAATCATGTGCCAGAGTGCATATCAGCGAATATACCCGGATAAGAAATATGTATTAAAATACACCACCGTTGGAGGTGTGGAAGGATTTGATGGAACAAAAAAAGAAGCGAAAAAAGAAGTAGTGCAAAGTATAGGAGTGTAATTAGCCAATTTTACTGCTAGTTTAAACCTGTGAAATTGGATTTTCGCAGGCTTTTATTATAAGTCTTACTAAATTTATTAAGCATAGATAAACAGGTTCAGCCTTACCTTAGGTAGTTAGAATTGATACGGAAATGTGTAAATTTCTTAACTTCGTAAAAAATTTGAAAACATGAAGATCAGCTTAAAAAGAATCAACGATAATTATCTATTTGAAACTGTAAATGAGCGTGGCAATATTGTGCTTCTGGACAATAAATCTGATGCAGAACCAAAAGGCTCAAGCCCGATGGATCTTATTCTTCGTGGAATTGCCGGTTGTAGCAGTATAGACGTTGTTATGATTTTGAAAAAGCAACAGCATGAGCTGGAAGATCTTCAGGTAGAGGTTGAAGGCTTTCGTGAAGATGGCGCTATTCCCAATGTATTCAATAAAATTCATTTGAATTTTATTTTCAAAGGAGAAGTTCCGGCAGCTAAGGTTGAAAGGGCAGTAAAATTATCGATGGATAAATATTGTTCGGTTTCTAAAATGCTGGAAAAGGCAGCCACGATCAGTTATTCTATTGAGTTAAATTCAGAAAAGATTTTATAGAAAAAAACTGAAATCTTTGTTATTGGGTATATTATAACTGTATATTTGTCTTGTAAGTTCATTGTTTACTAACATTCGTTATCAAGAAAGGTTGAGGGATTAGACCCTGTGAAACCTTGGCAACCCTCCTGTAATGGGAGAAGGTGCTACGTTCTACCACGCCAGTCGTGGATAGATAACTCAAGACTTCATTTTTCGTCTTCTTTTTTGATAACGTTTTATTTTATAAAACATGTCAAAAATTGAAGAGTTACTCTCACAAAAAATATTAATACTAGACGGTGCCATGGGGACCATGCTTCAGGAATATAAATTTTCTGAAGAGGATTTTCGTGGAAAACGTTTTGCAGACTGGCCGGTTTCCCTTCAGGGTAATAATGACCTTTTGTCTATTACCCAGCCTGAAGCAATTGCGACGATACATCGAAAATATTTTGATGCCGGGGCAGATATTGTGGAAACTAATACCTTCTCTGGAACCACCATCGCCATGGCCGATTATAAGATGGAGGATCTGGTTTATGAACTCAATTATGAGTCGGCCAGAATTGCCAAAAAGGTAGCGGAAGAAGTTACTGCTGAAAACCCTTCAAAACCACGATTTGTAGCCGGAGCAATTGGTCCTACCAACAAAACGGCAAGTATGAGCCCAGATGTAAACGATCCAGGGTATCGGGCGATTTCATTTGATGAACTTAGAAAGGCCTATAAACAACAGGCAAAAGCATTGATTGATGGCGGAGCCGATATTTTACTGGTGGAAACCGTTTTTGATACCCTGAACGCAAAAGCAGCACTTTTCGCCATAGATGAACTTAAAGAAGAATTAGGGATTACTATTCCTGTTATGATCAGTGGTACAATTACCGATGCTTCGGGAAGAACACTTTCCGGCCAGACTGCGGAAGCTTTTTTAATTTCTGTTTCACATATTCCATTGTTGAGCATTGGATTTAATTGTGCATTGGGAGCCAAGCAACTTACACCGCACCTTGAAGTTTTAAACCGATATGCGAATTCGGGAGTTTCGGCTTATCCAAATGCAGGTTTGCCAAATGCTTTTGGAGAATACGATCAGGATGCAGCGGAAATGGCTTCCCAGATCGAAGAATATCTCGAAAAAAGCCTGGTGAATATTCTTGGCGGTTGCTGCGGAACCACTCCCAAACATATTAAAGCAATTGCTGAAGTAGCTAAAAACTACAAGCCTCGTGAAATTAATCTTCAAGATCATGCTGAACTTGTTTCAGCATCTCAACAATCTGATCATAAAATTTAAAGGAAAGAGTCCCTGAAATAAATGCAGGCTGACGAAAAATATATGATATGAGTACAGCAAGTACAAATTCGATAAATAAAACTAACCAGTCCCCATCGGGGAGGCCGGGAGGGGCCAGACCGTTAAAATTATCGGGACTGGAACCACTGGTGATCACACCGGAGAGTAATTTTATAAATGTTGGGGAACGAACCAATGTGGCTGGTTCTAAAAAATTCCTTCGGCTTATTAAAGAAGAAAAATTTGATGAAGCACTGGCTGTCGCCCGGGAACAGGTGGATAACGGGGCACAGATCATTGATATCAATATGGACGATGGCCTCATTGAGGGGAAGGAAGCTATGGTGAAATTCCTGAATCTGGTCGTAGCTGAACCTGATATTGCCCGTGTCCCTATTATGATAGATAGCTCAAAGTGGGAAATTATTGAGGCCGGCTTGCAGGTGGTACAGGGAAAGTGTGTAGTGAATTCGATTAGCCTCAAAGAAGGTGAGGAAGAATTTATTACCCACGCTAAGAAGATCAAGCGTTATGGTGCAGCTGTAATTGTAATGGCTTTTGATGAGGTTGGACAGGCTGATAATTATGAACGCCGAATTGAAATTGCCAAACGCTCTTATGATATATTGGTGAATAAAGTAAACTTTCCGCCGGAAGACATTATTTTCGATCTGAATATATTTCCAGTGGGAACCGGGATGGATGAGCATAGAAGAAATGCGATCGATTTTATTGAAGGAACCCGATGGGTAAAAGAAAACCTTGCACATTGCAGCGTGAGTGGTGGGGTAAGCAATGTTTCCTTTTCTTTCCGCGGAAACAATCCTGTTCGTGAAGCAATGCATTCTGTTTTTCTGTATCACGCGATAAAAGCAGGAATGAATATAGGTATTGTAAACCCTTCCATGCTGGAAGTTTATGATGAGATCCCCAAAGATCTGCTGGAACATGTGGAAGATGTGATCTTTGATAGACGAGATGATGCCACGGAAAGACTGCTGAATTTTGCCGAAAATGTAGTCGGAAGAAAAAAGGAAAACAAAGTAGATCTTTCCTGGAGGGAAAAACCCCTTCAGGACAGGATTACCCATGCGTTGGTGAAAGGAATTGACGCCTATATTTTAGAAGATATTGAACAGGCCAGGTTGGAAGCTGAGAGGCCCCTGGACGTTATCGAAGGCCCGTTGATGATTGGGATGAATGTGGTAGGCGATCTCTTTGGAAGCGGAAAAATGTTCCTTCCGCAAGTGGTGAAGTCGGCGCGGGTTATGAAAAAGGCGGTAGCTTATTTATTACCTTATATAGAAGAGGCAAAAAAGGCCCCCCAACCCCCAAAAGGGGAGCAGTATTGGAAAACTGCCAATCCGGCGTTATACAATAAAACGAAAGAATTCGCCCGAAAAATGCGCTACGAAAAATCTACAAAAGCAGAGACTAAATTATGGGAGGCTTTTAGCGGAAAAAAGCTTGAAGGATTTAAATTTAGGAGGCAACATATTATAGGAAGCTATATTGCAGATTTCGTTTGTCTAAAAGAAAAATTGGTAATAGAGGTAGATGGTTTAATACATCAACTGCCAGATCATAAATTGAGTGATGAAGCACGGACAGCTTGGTTAAAGGAGCAGGGATTCAGAGTGGTCAGATTTACAAATAGCCAGGTTCTCGAAGATTTAGATTCCGTATTGGATAAAACTTTGAGTGCTTTAAAAAAAGCACCCCCTTCGGGGGCGGGGGGGGCTGGAAAAGTTCTGATGGCAACCGTAAAGGGTGACGTACATGATATTGGTAAAAATATCGTGGCGGTAGTTCTCGGATGCAATAATTATGAGATCATTGATTTAGGAGTAATGGTTCCCCCGGAAAAGATCATTGAAACTGCAAAAGCTGAAAATGTAGATGTAATTGGACTTAGCGGATTAATTACGCCATCGCTGGATGAAATGGTTTTTCTGGCTAAGGAAATGCAGCGACAAAATTTTGAGGTTCCTTTATTGATTGGGGGTGCTACCACTTCTAAAGCTCATACTGCCGTTAAGATAGATCCTCAATATCATTTCGCGGTTGCGCATGTGAATGATGCTTCGCGCGCTGTGACTGTTGTGGGGCAGTTATTAAAGGAAAGTACCCGCGAAAAATATAAAAGCGATCTCAAGATTGAATATGATAAATTCCGACTGAATTTTAAGAAACGAAGTAAAGTAAAAAGCTATTTAAAACTACCGGAAGCACGACGTAATAAATTTAAGATCAACTGGGAATCTACGAATATCACCAAACCGAATCAATTGGGAACCCAGATAATTGAAGATTTTGACCTAGAGAAACTGGAAGAATATATAGACTGGTCACCGTTTTTTAGAAGCTGGGATTTGCATGGCCGTTATCCCGATATTCTGAAAGACGAAAAAGTAGGTGAGCAGGCGCAAAGCTTATTTGACGATGCAAAAGCCTTACTGGAAAGGATTTTCAAAGAAAAATTGTTGAAGGCTAAAGCGACCTTCGGTCTTTTTGAAGCTAATACTATAAATAACGATGATATAGAAGTGAGCTACGAAGAAGCTTCTGAAAAGAAAAAGATTGTCTTTAGAACACTTCGGCAGCAATTAAAGAAGTATGCCGAAAAGCCAAATTTCGCGCTTTCAGATTTTATCGCTCCAAAAGAAAGCGGAATTCAGGATTATATGGGTTGTTTTTGCGTCACTACCGGTTTTGGAACTGCTGAACTTGCCGCAGAATTTGAAAAAGACCTTGATGATTATAATTCTATTATGATAAAGGCGCTGGCCGATCGCTTAGCGGAGGCTTTTGCGGAATATCTGCATAAAGAAGTGAGAACAAAGCATTGGGGGTATGCTTCTGATGAAAATTTGAGCAATGAAGAGTTAATAAAGGAATCGTATAAAGGGATTCGTCCGGCACCGGGTTATCCCGCCTGTCCCGATCATTTGGAGAAATTGACGATTTGGGAACTTTTAAAAGTTGATGAAAAAATAGGAGTGGAACTTACCGAAAGTCTGGCGATGTGGCCGGCGGCAAGTGTGAGCGGATATTATTTTGCGAATCCTGAAGCGAGGTATTTTGGTCTTGGAAAAATAAAAGAAGACCAGGTAAAAGATTTTGCTGAAAGAAAAGGAATTGAATATAAAAAAGCCGAGAAATGGCTGAATCCGAATATCGCGGATTAGTATAGAGTATTGAGATGTGAGTATTTAGATTTTCGCGGAATGAACACTTTAACTCTAAAGAAATATAAGGAGTTCACGTCAAACTGAATTTATTTCAGAATCTATAAAGAAGCTGAGCTTTCGACTGCGCTCAAGGTGACAGTTTCAGGTTGACGAAATATAGAATTCTGAAAGCTCAGAATTAGAGATAAATAAAAAGAAATAGGCTTATCGCTGAAGACTGATAAAAAAATAATGCGTTAGGGATTGCAGCGGTATCCTTTTACTGTTATGCTGAGCTTGTGAAAGTATGACAGTAAAAGATATAGCGTAAAGCCCGGCCTAAAAGGCAACGCCCAAAAACAACAAAAAGTTTAGTTTAATGAAAGTTACCGAACATATTGAAAAAGCAAATGGGAAAACATTGTTTTCGTTTGAAATAATTCCGCCGAAGAAAGGGAAGAATATTCAGGAACTCTATGATAATATAGATCCGCTAATGGATTTTAAACCTCCGTTTATTGATGTGACGACTTCACGGGAGGAACATTTGTATGTAGATCGCGACGGACTTTTTGATAGAAAAATCACTCGTATGCGGCCGGGAACTGTTGGGATTTGTGCGGCGATCAAACATAAATACAATGTAGATACGGTGCCGCATGTTCTTTGTGGCGGATTTTCGAGGGAAGAAACAGAATATTTGCTGGTAGACTGTCATTATTTGGGAATTGAAAATGTAATGGCCCTGCGTGGAGATGCGATGAGCCACCAAAGATATTTTGAGCCTTCTAATGGAGGTCATCCGTATGCCTGCGATTTGGTAAAGCAAATTACCAACCTGAATAAAGGAAAATATTTGCATGATGTGATAGAAGCAGATGATTTGGCCGATTTCTGCATTGGTGTTGCCGGTTATCCCGAAAAGCATATTGAAGCTCCTTCCCTAAATTCAGATCTTAAAAGATTGAAGGAGAAAGTAGACGCAGGAGCAGATTATGTTGTTACCCAGATGTTCTTTGATAATTCTAAATATTTTGAATTTGTTGAGGAGGCTAAAAAAGCGGGAATTAATGTGCCTATTATTCCGGGAATTAAACCCATTGCGATTTCCAGACATTTGCAGTTGTTGCCACAGGTTTTTAAGATCGACCTTCCGGAATCCCTGATCTTAGAAGTTGAAAAATGTAAAACCAATAAAGAAGTAAGGCAGGTGGGAGTTGAATGGTGTATTCAACAATCTAAAGAATTAATGGAAGGCGGCGCTCCGGTTCTACACTTTTATTCTATGGGAAAAAGCAGCAATATTGAGCAAATAGCCAACGCGGTATTTTAATTTTTATTAAAATGTCAGTTTGAGCGCAGTCGAAAACTCTTAGTTACTATATACCGGGCTTCGACTAGGCTCAGCCTGACAAACAGTGAAATTATTAGCTTTTAAATAAGAGATTACCTACTGGCCTATTTTAATTTTTACAAGTTGAAAACTTCACGGCATTTTTTTCGTAAATATGTTAGATTTGCCGTTGTATGAAAAAAGTTATCCCCTGCCTGCTATTGCTATTGAGTTTTATCGCTCAGGCACAGGAAGAAAAACCTGAAAAATATTTCTCTCTGGATGCTAATTATTTTTATGGCTCCATATTGGAGCATAACCCAGATATTGCTCATTTAATAACCGATCATCCTGAGGGTTTTCTATTAACCTGGAACAGGAAAACCTACGGACTGGAAAAATGGGAAAGCAGATATAATTATCCAGATTTTGGATACTCATTCATTTATCAGAATATGAAAAACACCTATTTGGGTGAAAATTATTCGTTATATGGACATTTCAGTTTCTATGCGCTTAAAAGGTTATTGATGTTCAGGATTGGCCAGGGAGTGGCATACACCACAAATCCTTACGATGCTGATGACAATTATATTAATAATGCCTACGGAACAAGATTTTTAAGTTCTACCTACTTAATGGGGAATATTAAAAAGGAAAATATTATTGGAGGTCTTGGTATACAGGCTGGAGTCACAATAATTCATTATTCCAACGCAGATCTTGGGTCTCCAAACCACAGCACCAATACATTCACTTTTAATGTTGGTTTAAATTATTTACTGGATCATGAAGAGCACCCAGATTATATTCCGAGAGGGGAAGAAGAAAAGTATACCGAGCCATTTCATTATAATTTTGCTATAAGGAGTGGGATCAATACCGCAGGAGTTATTGGATCTCCCAAACTTCCATTTTTGACATTTTCAGCATACGCAGATAAGGTGCTGAATCATAAAAGTACCTTACAGGGTGGTGCTGAATTATTCTTTTCAAGATCTCTGGAAGAATTTATAGAATATCAGGCGGCCGCATTTCCACAAAAGGGTACTACTGGCGATGAGGATGCGAAAAGAGTGGGTATTTTTGTGGGGCATCAACTTACTTTTAATAAAATGTCGCTGATTACTCAGCTAGGTTATTATGTGTACTATCCATATACAGATTATGTGGAGCAGGTTTATAATAGAATGGGATTGCAAAGGGAAATTTCTGAACATTGGTGGGCATCAGCCACGGTTAGATCTCATGGGGCAAATGCAGAAGCGGTAGAATTTTCAATTGGATATAGATTATAAAAATGATTGTTGGAAAATTACATTCGACCGTAAAATAAAATATACAGATGAAAAAGATAATATTCTTACTTGCGATAATTGGTTTTTTAGGATGTGATTCTGAAGATACCGGCGACTGTTTTCAAAAAGCTGGGGAGATCGTTCAGAATGAAGTGGAAGTAGCGAATTTTTCTGAAATAATGGTCTATGATAAGATCAAGCTTTTTATTGAACAGGGTGATAAGCAGAAAGTGGTTATTGAAACAGGGGAAAACCTAATGAACGAGGTCACTGCTGAAGTTATTGATAATCAATTAATTTTGATGAATGAAAATGTTTGTAATCTGGTACGAGATTATGAAATCACAAAAATCTATGTGACGGTTCCAGATCTTACCTATCTGCGGCATGCGGGTAATATTCCGTTGGAAAGCGTTGGAACTTTAAATTTTGAGAATTTATGGCTGGTTTCTGAAAATCAGGCACTGGATCCTGAAATTCATACTAACGGGGACTTTAAACTGGATCTTGATGTTGAGAATTTAAGGATTACCAATGATAATTATTCAAATTATTTTCTAATCGGGACAGTTGAAAACTTTGATGGATTTTTCGCCGCAGGAGATGGCCGACTGGAAGCGAGAGATCTTATTGTGCAGCATTACGAAATATTTCATCGTGGGACTAATAAGCTCATTATTAATCCGCAACAAAGCCTCAAAGGTGAAATTGTTAGTTATGGAGATATAATTTCTGTAAATCGACCACCTGAGGTAGATGTGGAGGAGAAGTTTAGAGGGAAGCTAATATTTGAATAAAAATAAGGATCCTCTGAAAATCTTCATTTTCGTCAAGCTGAATTTGTTTCAACTTCTTTTTATGAGATCCT contains these protein-coding regions:
- the cobA gene encoding uroporphyrinogen-III C-methyltransferase yields the protein MYNSPKLTVVGAGPGDPELITVKALNTLKSANVVLYDALINRELLEYAPQAEHIFVGKRKDKHRFPQDGINELIVKYALERGHVVRLKGGDPFIFGRGSEEINYARRHGLETAVVSGITSSIAVPANVGIPLTQRGTSESFWVITGTTSQRKLSNDVRLAAQSTATVVILMGMGKLKGIVEVFKGFGKENIPVGIIQNGTTINEKSGFGTIKNIEKVVSEKQLGAPAIIVIGEVVREANALQAVYKNVENLPKQSKFVKIGAA
- a CDS encoding HEPN domain-containing protein, which encodes MQSFRTEIENPVVEKDIIDLEKKIRLFREGKADEEKFRSLRLARGVYGQRQAGVQMVRIKLPFGKVTSEQLHRIANVSDEYSKGRLHITTRQDIQIHYVSLDRTPELWAQLEKDDVTLREACGNTVRNITASPTAGIDPKEPFDVSPYADAAFKFFLRNPICQEMGRKFKMSFSSSEEDTALSYIHDLGFIAKLKDGKRGFKVMLGGGLGSQPRHADELYDFLPAEEIIPLTEGVLRVFDRHGERAKRLKARMKFLVKDIGKEAFMELVEEEKTALSQKQPEFEIEKFEAAPPLQDVEVPAVEIENQKDFETWKNTNVFAQKQEGLFAVGIRVPLGDFYTGGAREVADLVKKYAGNEIRLTLRQDILIRHIREEFLPFFYAELKKLGYAETGYNKTVDITACPGTDTCNLGIASSTGIADVLEDVLKEEYPQFINGKDITIKISGCMNACGQHNMAEIGFQGMSIKVGKTVAPALQVLLGGGTLGDGQGRFADKVVKVPSKRGPEALRVLLNDFEANSETDEKFAEYYDRKEKTYFYDLLKDLADTSNLSENDFVDWGHESPYIKAVGVGECAGVVIDLIATLLFESEEKIDNAKSALERKDWADSIYHSYTSIVNSAKALLIAEDVKTNTQAGIIAQFDELFVETGKIELATSFKEFVYQLNENEPSEAFANKYLEDAHLFLKRVDAFRTKEVQNV
- a CDS encoding OsmC family protein, encoding MKISLKRINDNYLFETVNERGNIVLLDNKSDAEPKGSSPMDLILRGIAGCSSIDVVMILKKQQHELEDLQVEVEGFREDGAIPNVFNKIHLNFIFKGEVPAAKVERAVKLSMDKYCSVSKMLEKAATISYSIELNSEKIL
- a CDS encoding precorrin-2 dehydrogenase/sirohydrochlorin ferrochelatase family protein, which codes for MEERNELYPVFLKVNHLNILVVGGGNVGHEKLHFLFKSSPNAKVEIVAKWFLPETEELAKKHGAKLIKGRYKKKYLKKKHFVIAATNDAKLNKKVYQHAKKKYLLANIADTPELCDFYMGGIVNKGHVKIAISTNGKSPTTAKRLRQFFEEVIPENVNEMVENLNEYRKSIKGDFEAKVDQMNTITESLIVKKEKND
- a CDS encoding NAD(P)/FAD-dependent oxidoreductase, with amino-acid sequence MIKTDILIIGAGPTGLFTVFEAGLLKLKTHLIDALPQPGGQCSEIYPKKPIYDIPAFPEILAGDLVSNLMEQIRPFKPGFTLGERAETLEKLDDGSFIVTTNKGTQHHAPVVAIAGGLGSFEPRKPPIPNIADFEDKGVSYFIKDPEVYRDKKVVIAGGGDSALDWAIYLADVASEVALVHRRAEFRGALDSVERVSELAKLGRIEMITNAEVVGLRGEDNLEQVVIRHKDKARGEEFRDVDDFIPLFGLSPKLGPIGSWGLEIERNAIKVDNSYDYQTNIPGVYAIGDVNTYKGKLKLILSGFHEAAIMCQSAYQRIYPDKKYVLKYTTVGGVEGFDGTKKEAKKEVVQSIGV